A section of the Macadamia integrifolia cultivar HAES 741 chromosome 9, SCU_Mint_v3, whole genome shotgun sequence genome encodes:
- the LOC122089266 gene encoding uncharacterized protein LOC122089266 — protein sequence MHTKLSLLDLKSKLRKNHGRRNSKDHTRDKKSCRTAIERKETCRPSSEHILPQEFLSGHCFTGCIGNPLNKETEVVASLLYADNGAPVEKPRDSEAPLLTSYDGINYSSCDRPTKLLHGHTSFEAQAQDISDVYVYKDILIFAPTALALMGMLRLDFWYYFSRTIQGYQVGNFNNHNLNGNRRFTLQGLNLVTSKG from the exons ATGCATACAAAACTTAGCTTGTTGGATTTGAAGAGTAAACTACgaaaaaaccatggaagaagaaatTCTAAGGATCACACCCGTGACAAAAAGTCATGCAGAACAGCAATAGAGAGAAAAGAAACCTGCCGGCCATCCAGTGAGCA CATCTTGCCACAGGAATTTCTCTCTGGACATTGTTTTACTGGATGCATTGGGAATCCTCTGAACAAAGAAACAGAG GTTGTTGCTTCACTTTTATATGCTGACAATGGAGCACCTGTTGAAAAGCCCAGAGATTCGGAAGCTCCCCTTTTGACAAGCTATGATGGAATCAACTATTCCTCTTGTGATAGACCAACTAAACTGTTGCATGGCCATACATCCTTTGAGGCTCAAGCTCAAGATATCTCAGATGTTTACGTATACAAGGATATATTAATTTTTGCACCTACTGCACTTGCATTAATGGGAATGTTAAG GTTGGActtttggtattatttttcaAGGACAATTCAAGGTTATCAAGTTGGGAACTTCAACAACCACAACCTCAATGGAAACAGAAGATTCACATTACAAGGTTTAAACTTGGTGACTTCAAAGGGATAG
- the LOC122089265 gene encoding uncharacterized protein LOC122089265 → MASTQSLIGPPEIHLPTSSSAAKPDLATSCNPFIDAMVSSFNNISHKPRMGLTENYSPTFLSTGNPCLDFFFHVVPDTSPEILNQRLDLAWSHNDLTTLKLICNLRGVRGTGKSDKEGFYTAALWLHKNHPKTLACNVRWFADFGYFKDFPEILYRLMQGADVRRIVKEGRPNKVRKSGRSRRFLKEKKSKTGKEETRQKIEAKHLVPREERIAAAMEKVMIQKDNARDLRKKKVVSMAKKAVERYSRDPDYRFLHDRVSDVFAELLVGDLQFLKSGKLGNISLAAKWCPSLDSSFDRSILLCESIARRVFPRESYPEYEGIEEAHYAYQIRDRLRKDYLVPLRKALELPEVYMSANLWNSLPYNRVASVAMKSYKKHFQKHDKERFQEYLDSVERGEAKIAAGALLPHEIIASLNDEGGSQVAELQWQRMVDDLSKKGKLKNCIAVCDVSGSMFGTPMEVCVALGLLISEMSEEPWKGKVITFSANPQLHMIEGSDLQSKIQFIRKMDWGMNTNFQRVFDKILQVALEGKLKEEQLIKRVIVFSDMEFDQASGNKWETDYEAIQRKFEENGYASVPEIVFWNLRDSRATPVPSNQSGVALVSGFSKNLVTLFLEGDGLVNPNAVMELAISGEEYQKLIVLD, encoded by the coding sequence ATGGCTTCTACCCAATCGCTTATCGGCCCTCCCGAAATCCACCTTCCCACGTCATCTTCAGCCGCTAAGCCAGATTTAGCAACCTCCTGCAACCCTTTCATCGATGCCATGGTGTCTAGCTTCAACAACATTTCCCATAAACCGCGGATGGGGTTGACGGAAAACTACTCGCCCACCTTTTTATCTACCGGCAACCCCTGCCTCGACTTCTTCTTCCATGTCGTCCCTGATACATCACCGGAGATTCTGAACCAAAGGTTAGATTTGGCATGGAGCCACAATGATTTAACCACTCTCAAGCTTATCTGCAACTTGAGAGGTGTCAGAGGAACTGGCAAGTCGGACAAGGAGGGATTCTACACAGCTGCTCTTTGGCTACACAAAAACCACCCTAAAACCCTTGCCTGCAACGTCAGGTGGTTTGCAGATTTTGGTTACTTCAAGGATTTTCCGGAGATTCTCTACAGACTCATGCAAGGAGCTGATGTTCGGAGAATCGTGAAGGAGGGGAGACCGAACAAAGTACGGAAATCGGGGAGGTCGAGGCGGTtcttaaaggaaaaaaagtcgAAGACAGGGAAGGAGGAAACTAGACAGAAAATTGAAGCTAAACACTTGGTGCCGCGGGAGGAGAGGATAGCGGCTGCAATGGAGAAGGTCATGATTCAGAAGGACAACGCCAGAGatttgaggaagaagaaagtcGTCTCCATGGCAAAGAAGGCTGTCGAGAGATATAGCCGTGATCCAGACTACCGATTTTTACACGATCGGGTCTCAGATGTCTTCGCTGAGCTCTTGGTAGGCGATCTTCAGTTCTTGAAGTCTGGAAAACTCGGTAATATAAGCCTTGCAGCTAAGTGGTGTCCCTCTCTTGATTCTTCTTTCGATCGATCAATTCTCCTGTGTGAAAGCATCGCGAGGAGAGTCTTTCCGCGCGAATCTTACCCAGAATACGAAGGGATCGAAGAAGCTCACTATGCCTATCAAATCCGCGATCGTCTCCGGAAGGATTATCTCGTCCCACTCCGCAAAGCCCTTGAGTTGCCGGAGGTTTACATGTCTGCAAATTTGTGGAATTCCCTCCCGTACAATCGTGTTGCCTCGGTTGCCATGAAAAGCTATAAGAAGcatttccagaaacatgacaAGGAGCGGTTCCAGGAATACCTCGACAGTGTGGAGCGCGGAGAAGCCAAAATTGCTGCCGGAGCGTTACTGCCGCACGAGATCATAGCATCCTTAAATGATGAAGGCGGCAGCCAAGTTGCAGAGCTTCAGTGGCAGAGAATGGTGGACGATCTgtcaaaaaaggggaaattaaAGAACTGCATTGCGGTCTGCGATGTCTCTGGAAGCATGTTTGGGACGCCAATGGAAGTCTGTGTTGCACTGGGACTATTAATCTCGGAGATGAGTGAAGAGCCATGGAAAGGGAAAGTAATCACCTTCAGCGCTAATCCACAGCTTCACATGATCGAAGGAAGTGATCTTCAATCGAAGATTCAGTTCATTAGAAAAATGGATTGGGGAATGAACACGAATTTTCAGCGAGTGTTCGATAAAATACTACAAGTGGCGCTTGAAGGGAAGCTAAAAGAGGAACAATTGATAAAGAGAGTCATTGTGTTTAGCGATATGGAGTTCGACCAGGCATCGGGGAACAAGTGGGAGACGGACTATGAAGCTATACAGAGAAAATTCGAGGAAAATGGGTACGCATCGGTGCCGGAGATCGTGTTCTGGAACTTAAGGGACTCGCGAGCGACACCGGTACCGAGCAACCAAAGTGGTGTGGCTCTGGTGAGTGGATTTTCCAAAAATCTGGTGACCCTGTTCTTGGAGGGTGATGGGTTGGTGAATCCAAACGCGGTGATGGAACTCGCCATCTCTGGCGAAGAATACCAGAAACTCATCGTTTTGGATTGA